The genomic window ATCGGTAACCCACCGACGGTCTGGTAAACCCGGTTGGCGACGACGAAGTGCTTGAGGTTGTCGGGCTGATAGGCCGCCTCGGTCAGGAGGCTGCCCAGGTTCATGCACATCGAGCCGTCGCCGTTGAGGACCCAGACCGGCGTCCTGGGCATCGACAGGGCGATGCCGAGGGCGAAGGAGGAGGCGAACCCCATCGCCCCGTGCATGTAGAAGGTCTCCTCGCTCTGGGTCACGGCCCACCATTCATTGGCGGCCATCCCGAGGGCGCAGACGACAACCGCTCCGGGGGCGTGCGGGGCGAGCAGTTCGAAACACTCGTGGGTCTTCATCACCGAAGCCCCCTTCCTGCGTCCTTCTTGAGCAGGGTCCGGGCCAGGAAGGCGACCACGGGGCGCTTCTGCAGGCGGCCCCACTCGTAGGCCTGGGGCAGGCGGGCGACGGCCTCGAGCGAGTCGACCCGGAAATGGGGGAAGTCCAGGGCCTCGAGGACCGGCTTGAGCCGGCGCCCCTGCACCTCCTGATAGATCCGC from Bacillota bacterium includes these protein-coding regions:
- a CDS encoding thiamine pyrophosphate-dependent enzyme, with the protein product MKTHECFELLAPHAPGAVVVCALGMAANEWWAVTQSEETFYMHGAMGFASSFALGIALSMPRTPVWVLNGDGSMCMNLGSLLTEAAYQPDNLKHFVVANRVYQTVGGLPMAGQQRTDYAAMARGAGVREAVTVGSLGEMRAAIPRVLAPGYLFTVLDVESEAIPIIPPPQPYEGAEMKYRFGRAMERRFGVKVFGSQGY